The following are encoded in a window of Pseudomonas sp. JQ170C genomic DNA:
- a CDS encoding flavin reductase family protein, which yields MATPNIGFDPQAFRTALGTFTTGVTIITTQAEDGSPVGITANSFNSVSLNPPLVLWSLSKKARSLPIFSNGKHWNVHVLSTEQEQLSGRFATQGEDKFAEIQFDNGISEAPLLQDCTARFQCRTAFQYEGGDHVIFVGEVLAFDHSERAPLAFQSGQYALATRKPRSELRLATTPPPPECSYTEDLLGYLLGRAHYQLLNALRLLLNNQQLDEQAFFILSVLCIRDNLTLDEINTFVNYTGHEVTLASMRFLERQNLVAIEGEVGQLRFVLTANGREASLQQLALAKVVEEELAAKLGPADAQALKVLLKRLIVVSDPGLPDLWAPR from the coding sequence ATGGCAACGCCAAACATCGGTTTCGACCCCCAGGCCTTTCGCACCGCGCTCGGCACCTTCACCACCGGGGTCACTATCATCACCACCCAGGCCGAAGACGGCTCGCCAGTGGGCATCACCGCCAACAGCTTCAACTCGGTGTCGCTCAACCCGCCGCTGGTGCTCTGGAGCCTGTCGAAAAAGGCCCGCAGCCTGCCGATTTTCAGCAACGGCAAGCACTGGAACGTGCATGTGCTGTCGACCGAACAGGAGCAACTGTCCGGACGTTTCGCCACCCAGGGCGAAGACAAGTTCGCCGAGATCCAGTTCGACAACGGCATCAGCGAAGCGCCCCTGTTGCAGGACTGCACCGCGCGCTTTCAGTGCCGCACCGCGTTCCAGTATGAAGGCGGCGACCATGTGATCTTTGTCGGCGAAGTGCTGGCGTTCGATCACAGCGAACGCGCGCCCCTGGCCTTCCAGAGCGGCCAGTACGCCCTGGCCACGCGCAAGCCGCGCAGCGAATTGCGCCTGGCCACCACCCCGCCCCCACCGGAGTGCAGCTATACCGAGGACCTGCTCGGCTACTTGCTGGGACGCGCGCATTACCAGTTGCTCAATGCCCTGCGTTTGCTGCTCAACAACCAGCAATTGGACGAACAGGCGTTTTTCATCCTCTCGGTGCTGTGCATCCGCGACAACCTCACCCTTGACGAGATCAACACCTTCGTCAATTACACCGGCCACGAAGTGACGCTGGCGAGCATGCGTTTTCTGGAGCGCCAGAACCTGGTGGCCATCGAGGGCGAGGTGGGGCAATTGCGCTTCGTGCTCACCGCCAACGGCCGCGAGGCGTCGTTGCAGCAACTGGCCTTGGCCAAGGTGGTGGAAGAAGAACTGGCGGCCAAGCTCGGGCCGGCCGATGCCCAGGCACTGAAGGTGCTGCTCAAGCGCCTGATCGTGGTCAGCGACCCCGGCTTGCCGGATTTGTGGGCACCGCGTTGA
- a CDS encoding coniferyl aldehyde dehydrogenase yields the protein MTSIHPSVDQLSRLLARQKDAFNTAGAVSAATRRQRLQQVIELLVRHHGELTEAIDLDFGGRPAGFSLMNDVIGSLSSLKHARDHLEHWMQDEQRPPFAPYDQMGAQAWVMHQPKGSVGIIGTWNAPLYTLLSPLASALAAGNRAILKPSDVLPRTAQLLENLFAEYIDPLDVAVITGDSSVAKVFSGQPFDHLVFTGSTEVGRSVMRNASEHLVPVTLELGGKSPVIVSSSADIARAAFSIAVAKASNGGQICINPDLVYVPEARLEDFLAALRSSYCELHPTIAGNPDVVAVVNQRHVERVERYVREARESGARVECLPETVALDAEDRRRPLQVVVNPPQDSLIMREEIFGPALVVLTYKDVDQVLAEINARPRPLALYYFGTDLNEQRHVLEHSLSGGVTLNDVMMHAAMHDAPFGGVGASGLGHYHGREGFLEFSHMRTVFKAPAHDPRREWGLLPPYGEHYLAAMTALVTAD from the coding sequence ATGACTTCAATACACCCATCCGTAGACCAACTGAGCCGCCTGCTGGCGCGCCAGAAAGACGCCTTCAATACCGCCGGTGCCGTAAGCGCCGCCACTCGCCGCCAGCGCCTGCAGCAGGTGATCGAGCTTCTGGTACGCCACCACGGTGAACTGACCGAGGCCATCGACCTGGACTTTGGCGGCCGGCCTGCCGGCTTCTCGCTGATGAACGATGTGATCGGTTCCCTGTCTTCGCTCAAGCACGCCCGCGATCACCTCGAGCACTGGATGCAGGACGAACAGCGCCCGCCGTTTGCGCCCTACGACCAGATGGGCGCCCAGGCCTGGGTGATGCACCAGCCCAAGGGCAGCGTCGGCATCATCGGCACCTGGAATGCGCCGCTGTACACCTTGCTCAGCCCGCTGGCCTCGGCCCTGGCGGCAGGCAACCGGGCGATCCTCAAGCCTTCGGACGTGCTGCCGCGTACCGCGCAATTGCTCGAGAACCTGTTCGCCGAGTACATCGATCCGCTGGATGTGGCGGTGATCACCGGTGACTCTTCGGTGGCCAAAGTCTTTTCAGGCCAGCCGTTCGATCACCTGGTCTTTACCGGCAGCACCGAGGTGGGCCGCTCGGTCATGCGCAACGCGTCCGAGCACCTGGTGCCGGTGACCCTGGAGCTGGGCGGCAAATCGCCGGTGATCGTTTCATCCAGCGCCGACATTGCCCGCGCCGCCTTCAGCATCGCCGTGGCCAAAGCCAGCAACGGCGGGCAGATCTGCATCAACCCGGACCTGGTCTACGTGCCCGAGGCGCGTCTCGAAGACTTCCTCGCCGCGCTGCGCAGCAGCTACTGCGAACTCCACCCCACCATTGCCGGCAACCCGGACGTGGTGGCGGTGGTCAACCAGCGGCATGTGGAGCGGGTCGAACGCTATGTGCGCGAAGCGCGCGAGTCAGGCGCGCGGGTCGAATGCCTGCCTGAAACCGTGGCACTGGATGCCGAAGATCGCCGGCGTCCGTTGCAGGTGGTGGTCAACCCGCCGCAGGACAGCCTGATCATGCGCGAGGAAATCTTCGGCCCGGCGCTGGTGGTGCTGACCTATAAGGATGTCGATCAGGTGCTGGCCGAAATCAACGCGCGCCCCCGGCCGCTGGCCCTGTACTACTTCGGCACCGACCTCAACGAACAGCGACATGTGCTCGAGCACAGCCTGTCAGGCGGGGTGACCCTCAACGATGTGATGATGCACGCCGCCATGCACGATGCGCCTTTCGGCGGCGTGGGGGCGTCGGGGCTGGGGCACTATCACGGGCGCGAGGGCTTCCTTGAGTTCAGCCACATGCGTACCGTGTTCAAGGCGCCGGCCCACGACCCGCGCCGCGAATGGGGCTTGCTGCCGCCCTACGGCGAGCACTACCTGGCCGCGATGACCGCCCTGGTAACCGCCGATTGA